The following DNA comes from Aulosira sp. FACHB-615.
GCTGATCGACAATGCACCCCGCGATGGTATTTCACCTCATCTTGTTACAGCAATTGCTCCTGCTTTTCGTGCGATCGCTCAACAATTACGCCACTCCCAGTACTATATTCTCCAAAAGGAGGGAAGCTGGGTCTTAACTACATTGAGCCACCGTACAGATCCAAGTTTGGAGAAGCAGGTGATTTACGCTTTTTCTACCATACAGGATGTTTCCCTAATTTCATCTGCTGGGCGAGACCCTCAAGTGGTGGCCACACCCATTGCTGTCACCCATATTTTGTTCCAATTAATTGCCCTAGCACCCGTAGATAGCATAGTTTTTTTAGAAACACCTGGAACATTAGCCCATACTTTTGAAGTGCAGCGTTCCCAGTTGGAAAAAACCATTCAAAAACAACTAAAACAAAGCCTCAAACCCAAAAAAACTTCCAGACAAATACCACCAGATATTGCTTAAAAAAAATTGGAGTTGGGAATCCTTGGATACATCTCCAATTTTTTGAATCCCAACTCCAACATCAAAACTTTATGATTAAAAATTTTTAATAAAGCCGACTCAACACATATTCAGTGATGTCAATTAAGGCTTGGCGTGATTCTGATGGGGGCAGAATCGCAATGTCTTCAGCAGCCAATTTGGCGTGATGGGCAGCTAATTCCCGCGCTTGCTGTATGCCTTGACTATCGTGAATCAATGCCAAGGCCTGCTCTAAATCTTGTGATTGGGCAAACTGGCGTTCAATCAGCACTTCTAAATATGGTTTTTCCTCTAGGGCGAATAAAACAGGTGCGGTCAAGTTACCACTTTTTAAATCAGAACCTGCTGGTTTACCTAGAGTGTCTGTAGTACTGGTGAAATCTAAGATGTCATCCACTATCTGAAACGCTAAACCCAAATTCCGCCCATAGTTATACAAGTGCTGGGCAATTTCTGGGCTAACATCACTCAGTAATCCTGCGGCTTTGGCACTGTTAGCAATTAATGAAGCAGTTTTGTAATAGCTCTTTTGCAGGTAAGTTTCTATTGCCAAGCCGCTATCAAAGCGGTTCATCCCTTGCTGGATTTCTCCAGTCGCCAAATCCATAATGACTTCGGAGAGGAGTTTGACTACCTCTAAATTGTCTAAATTTGCTAAGTACCAAGATGATTGAGCAAAGAGAAAGTCTCCTGCGAGGACAGCAATGCGATTGCCAAACAAGCTGTGAACAGTCGCTACGCCACGGCGCATCTGTGACTCATCTACCACATCGTCATGCACTAAGCTGGCCGTGTGAATCATTTCTGTGATTTCGGCTAGACGGCGGTGACGCTGGGTGATTTCTTCTTCTAACATTGTCGCCCGCGATATCAGCAGGACGATCGCTGGTCGGATGCGCTTTCCCCCAGCTCCGAATAAATGTTCGGCTGCGGCAAAAAGAATGGGATGGCGATTGCCAACTAGCTGCTTCAGGTTATCGGCTAGTATTTGCAAATCTGCTTCCACAGGGGTAAACAGGGAGGTAGCTGGGGTCATGGATGGCCGGACTCTGGCTTAGGTTACGAAAGTTTACATATCCTATACTCATTTTAAGATAACCATGTGCCAGCGCAAAGTTTTGCTGAGAGAATACTTGCTTTCTCGTTAAATGACAATCACAGCTATTGCCCTACTGTCAAGGCAAACAGGCTGTTTTAGCGGTCTTAAACTTGATGAAAAAAATTTTTGTAGTTCCAAAAGAAATCTGAGAACTGCATCACAGCATGGTTGCTTAACAGCATGTTTAAATA
Coding sequences within:
- the sds gene encoding solanesyl diphosphate synthase; translation: MTPATSLFTPVEADLQILADNLKQLVGNRHPILFAAAEHLFGAGGKRIRPAIVLLISRATMLEEEITQRHRRLAEITEMIHTASLVHDDVVDESQMRRGVATVHSLFGNRIAVLAGDFLFAQSSWYLANLDNLEVVKLLSEVIMDLATGEIQQGMNRFDSGLAIETYLQKSYYKTASLIANSAKAAGLLSDVSPEIAQHLYNYGRNLGLAFQIVDDILDFTSTTDTLGKPAGSDLKSGNLTAPVLFALEEKPYLEVLIERQFAQSQDLEQALALIHDSQGIQQARELAAHHAKLAAEDIAILPPSESRQALIDITEYVLSRLY